A genomic region of Amblyraja radiata isolate CabotCenter1 chromosome 16, sAmbRad1.1.pri, whole genome shotgun sequence contains the following coding sequences:
- the LOC116982310 gene encoding tubulin alpha chain-like produces MEITRPAAVNEKLPTLTPRPNISPPVSPRQQRECLSIHIGQAGVQVGNACWELYCLEHGIQPDGQMPSDSTIGGGDDSFNTFFSETGAGKHVPRAVFIDLEPTVIDEVRTGTYRQLFHPEQLITGKEDAANNYARGHCSIGKEIVDLFLDRIRKLADLCTGLQGFLIFHSFGGGTGSGFTSLLMERLSIDYGKKSKLEFSVYPAPQISTAVVEPYNAVLVTHCTLEHSDCAFMMDNEAIYDVCRRNLDIERPTYTNLNRLMAQLVSSITASLRFDGALNVDLTEFQTNLVPYPRIHFPLITYAPIISAEKAYHEELSVSQLTNACFEPANQLVKCDPRQGKYMACCMLYRGDVVPKDVNASIATIKTKRSIQFVDWCPTGFKVGINYQPPTVVPGGDLAKVQRALCMLSNTTAISMAWTRLNLKFDKMYAKRAFVHWYVGEGLEEGEFQDAREDMASLEKDYHEVAVDSADLERRGEEEE; encoded by the exons ATGGAAATCACGCGGCCCGCAGCAGTAAACGAGAAATTACCAACGCTCACCCCTCGCCCTAACATCTCACCGCCTGTTTCCCCTCGCCAACAGCGCGAGTGTCTTTCAATCCACATCGGCCAGGCTGGCGTCCAGGTTGGCAACGCTTGCTGGGAGTTGTATTGCCTGGAGCACGGGATCCAACCGGATGGACAGATGCCCAGCGACTCGACCATCGGAGGCGGCGACGATTCGTTCAACACCTTCTTCAGCGAGACGGGTGCGGGCAAGCACGTACCAAGGGCCGTGTTCATCGACCTGGAGCCCACGGTGATCG ATGAGGTGCGGACCGGCACCTACCGCCAGCTCTTCCACCCCGAGCAGCTCATCACCGGCAAGGAGGACGCGGCCAATAACTACGCCCGGGGTCACTGCTCCATCGGCAAGGAGATCGTGGACCTGTTCCTGGATCGAATCCGAAAGCTG GCCGATCTCTGCACCGGACTGCAGGGGTTCCTCATCTTCCACAGTTTCGGGGGCGGCACCGGCTCgggcttcacctccctcctcatggAGAGACTCTCCATCGACTACGGCAAGAAATCCAAGCTGGAGTTTTCCGTCTACCCGGCGCCGCAGATCTCCACCGCAGTGGTCGAGCCCTACAACGCGGTGCTGGTCACCCACTGCACCCTGGAGCACTCCGACTGCGCCTTCATGATGGACAACGAGGCCATTTACGACGTGTGTCGGCGGAACCTGGACATCGAGCGCCCCACCTACACCAACCTCAATCGCCTGATGGCACAGTTAGTGTCGTCTATCACCGCCTCGCTGCGCTTCGACGGCGCTCTCAACGTGGACCTGACTGAGTTCCAAACCAACCTGGTTCCCTACCCGCGCATCCACTTCCCGCTCATCACCTACGCTCCCATTATTTCTGCAGAGAAGGCTTACCACGAGGAACTGTCCGTCTCCCAATTGACCAACGCCTGCTTCGAGCCGGCCAACCAGTTGGTGAAGTGCGACCCTCGCCAGGGGAAGTACATGGCGTGCTGTATGCtgtaccgcggggacgtggtACCCAAGGACGTCAACGCCTCCATCGCCACCATCAAGACAAAGCGCTCCATCCAGTTCGTGGACTGGTGCCCGACCGGGTTCAAG GTGGGCATCAACTACCAGCCCCCGACGGTGGTGCCGGGGGGCGACCTGGCCAAGGTGCAACGTGCCCTCTGCATGCTGAGCAACACCACCGCCATCTCCATGGCCTGGACCCGCCTCAACCTCAAGTTCGACAAAATGTACGCCAAGCGGGCCTTTGTCCACTGGTACGTGGGAGAGGGGCTGGAGGAAGGAGAGTTCCAGGACGCGCGGGAGGACATGGCGTCGCTGGAGAAGGACTACCACGAGGTGGCCGTGGATTCCGCCGACctcgagagaaggggggaagaggaagaataa